The proteins below come from a single Vidua macroura isolate BioBank_ID:100142 chromosome 17, ASM2450914v1, whole genome shotgun sequence genomic window:
- the TOMM34 gene encoding mitochondrial import receptor subunit TOM34 has product MAASPGALRRAGNEEFRRGQYGPAAELYSRALAQLEASGDASAEERSVLLANRAACHLKDGACSLCVADCTSALELVPFGIKPLLRRAAAYEALERYSLAYVDYKTALQVDCSVQAAHDGVNRMTKALLEKDGVNWRQKLPPIPTVPVSAQTRWSIPSAQAPGASTPPATAPQGERDETAAGMERARMLKEEGNEFVKKGNHKKAVEKYSESLKLNKECATYTNRALCFLTLKQYKEAAQDCTEALKLDPKNVKALYRRAQALKELKDYKSSIADIKSLLKTEPKNTAALRLLQELNRA; this is encoded by the exons aTGGCCGCGTCCCCCGGTGCGCTGCGCCGGGCCGGCAACGAGGAGTTCCGCCGCGGGCAGTACGGCCCGGCCGCCGAGCTCTACTCCCGGGCGCTGGCGCAGCTGGAAGCCTCAG GGGATGCCAGCGCCGAGGAGCGCAGCGTGCTGCTGGCCAACCGCGCCGCCTGCCACCTCAAGGACGGTGCCTGCAGCCTCTGCGTGGCCGACTGCACCAG CGCCCTCGAGCTGGTCCCGTTCGGGATCAAGCCCCTCCTGCGGCGGGCAGCGGCGTACGAGGCTCTGGAGAGGTACTCGCTGGCCTATGTGGACTACAAGACGGCGCTGCAGGTGGACTGCTCCGTCCAGGCGGCACACGATGGAGTCAACAG GATGACTAAAGCCCTGCTGGAGAAGGATGGTGTGAACTGGCGTCAGAAGCTCCCACCAATCCCCACAGTGCCTGTTTCTGCCCAGACGAGGTGGAGCATTCCTTCTGCCCAGGCCCCTGGGGCAAGCACTCCTCCTGCAACTGCACCACAGGGAGAACGAG ACGAAACTGCTGCTGGCATGGAGAGAGCTAGAATGCTtaaggaagaaggaaatgaaTTTGTAAAGAAAGGAAACCATAAAAAAGCAGTTGAGAAGTACAGTGAGAGTTTAAAGCTCAACAAGGAATGTGCAACTTACACCAACAG AGCTCTCTGTTTCCTGACCCTGAAGCAATACAAGGAAGCAGCACAGGACTGCACTGAAGCTCTGAAGCTGGATCCTAAGAATGTCAAGGCACTCTACAGGCGTGCTCAAGCACTTAAAGAACTGAAG GATTACAAATCAAGTATTGCTGACATCAAGAGCTTGTTGAAAACTGAACCAAAGAACACAGCTGCACTGAGATTACTGCAAGAACTGAACAGAGCCTAG
- the PABPC1L gene encoding polyadenylate-binding protein 1-like, producing MNASGPGYPLASLYVGDLHPDVTEAMLYEKFSPAGPIMSIRVCRDVATRRSLGYAYINFQQPVDAERALDTMNFEVIKGRPIRIMWSQRDPGLRKSGVGNVFIKNLDDSIDNKALYDTFSAFGNILSCKVVCDENGSRGYGFVHFETHEAATRAIETMNGMLLNDRKVFVGHFKSRKEREAEVGARAIEFTNVYIKNFGDDMDDDRLREIFSKFGKTLSVKVMMDSNGRSKGFGFVNFEKHEEAQKAVADMNGKEINGRVLYVGRAQKRLERQSELKRKFEQMKQERVNRYQGVNLYVKNLDDGIDDERLRKEFSPYGTITSAKVMTEGGRSKGFGFVCFSSPEEATKAVTEMNGRIVSTKPLYVALAQRKEERKAILTNQYMQRLATMRALPGPLLGSFQTPPGYFLPPMPQPQTRAAFYGPSPVVPVRPATRWSAQPSRPPSVYPEATPILRAAVPPRRLLSNISTTRQASTQVPRVPPQAHRVGECEKDPQEIKLGHHRGGKGACSNIGTQTVSTRVPSSSALPRGTQQYKYSSSARNMQPMGHMPPVVAPQVGEPAVHVQGQEPLTASLLAAAPPQEQKQMIGERLYPLIHVMHPSLAGKITGMLLEIDNSELLLLLESPDSLRSKIEEAVTVLQAHQSTETSHKGSAGAFLP from the exons ATGAATGCCAGTGGCCCTGGCTATCCCTTAGCCTCTCTCTATGTGGGAGACCTGCACCCAGATGTGACCGAAGCCATGCTCTACGAGAAGTTCTCCCCTGCTGGGCCCATCATGTCCATCCGAGTCTGTCGGGACGTGGCCACACGCCGGTCGCTGGGCTATGCCTACATAAACTTCCAGCAGCCTGTGGATG CTGAGCGAGCCCTGGACACCATGAACTTCGAGGTGATCAAAGGCCGACCCATCCGCATCATGTGGTCCCAACGGGACCCCGGGCTCAGGAAATCAGGGGTTGGAAACGTCTTCATCAAGAACCTGGATGACTCCATTGACAACAAAGCCCTGTATGACACATTCTCTGCCTTTGGAAACATCCTGTCATGCAAG GTGGTTTGTGATGAAAATGGATCCCGTGGCTATGGCTTCGTCCACTTTGAGACACATGAGGCAGCAACTCGGGCCATTGAGACCATGAATGGCATGTTGCTCAATGACAGGAAGGT GTTTGTTGGACACTTCAAATCCCGCAAAGAGCGCGAGGCAGAGGTTGGGGCTAGGGCAATAGAATTCACCAATGTCTACATCAAAAACTTTGGGGATGACATGGATGATGACAGACTGCGGGAAATATTCTCCAAATTTG gaaagaCGTTGAGCGTCAAGGTCATGATGGACAGCAATGGCCGCTCCAAGGGCTTTGGATTCGTCAACTTTGAGAAGCACGAAGAAGCCCAGAAG GCGGTGGCTGACATGAACGGGAAGGAGATCAACGGGCGGGTGCTGTACGTGGGCCGCGCCCAGAAGCGGCTGGAGCGCCAGAGCGAGCTCAAGAGGAAATTTGAGCAGATGAAGCAAGAGCGGGTGAACAGGTACCAG GGGGTCAACCTGTATGTGAAGAACTTGGATGATGGGATAGATGATGAGAGGCTGAGGAAGGAGTTCTCCCCCTATGGCACCATCACCAGTGCCAAG GTGATGACAGAGGGTGGCCGCAGCAAAGGGTTTGGGTTTGTATGTTTTTCCTCCCCAGAAGAGGCTACCAAGGCCGTGACAGAAATGAACGGGCGCATTGTCAGCACCAAGCCTCTCTACGTCGCGCTCGCTCAAAGGAAAGAGGAGCGGAAAGCAATCCTCACCAACCAGTACATGCAGAGATTGGCCACCATGAGGGCCCTGCCTGGCCCTCTCCTGGGCTCTTTCCAGACCCCCCCAGGGTACTTCCTACCCCCCATGCCTCAG CCACAAACCAGAGCTGCCTTCTACGGCCCCAGCCCTGTTGTCCCAGTCCGCCCTGCCACTCGCTGGAGTGCGCAGCCCTCCCGGCCTCCCT CAGTGTATCCTGAAGCCACCCCCATCCTGAGGGCTGCCGTGCCGCCCCGGCGCCTGCTGTCCAACATCAGCACCACGAGACAGGCCTCCACCCAGGTGCCCCGTGTGCCCCCCCAGGCCCACAGAGTGGGTGAGTGCGAGAAGGACCCCCAGGAGATCAAGCTGGGACATCACCGTGGTGGCAAGGGTGCTTGCT CCAACATCGGGACACAGACAGTCAGCACCCGGGTGCCCTCCTCATCTGCCCTGCCACGGGGTACCCAGCAGTACAAGTACTCCTCATCTGCCAGGAACATGCAGCCCATGGGGCACATGCCACCCGTGGTGGCCCCACAG GTGGGAGAACCTGCTGTGCATGTCCAGGGGCAGGAGCCACTGACAGCATCCTTGCTTGCAGCAGCCCCCCCTCAGGAGCAGAAGCAAATGATCG GCGAGCGCCTCTACCCTCTGATCCACGTGATGCATCCCTCGCTGGCTGGCAAGATcactgggatgctgctggagaTAGACAACtccgagctgctgctgctcctggagtcCCCAGACTCCCTGCGCTCCAAG ATCGAGGAAGCAGTCACTGTTCTCCAGGCACACCAGAGCACTGAGACGTCCCAcaagggcagtgctggggcgTTCCTGCCCTGA
- the YWHAB gene encoding 14-3-3 protein beta/alpha, whose product MDKSELVQKAKLAEQAERYDDMAAAMKAVTEQGHELSNEERNLLSVAYKNVVGARRSSWRVISSIEQKTERNEKKQQMGKEYREKIEAELQDICNDVLELLDKYLIVNATQPESKVFYLKMKGDYYRYLSEVASGDNKQTTVANSQQAYQEAFEISKKEMQPTHPIRLGLALNFSVFYYEILNSPEKACNLAKTAFDEAIAELDTLNEESYKDSTLIMQLLRDNLTLWTSENQGDEGDAGEGEN is encoded by the exons ATGGATAAAAGTGAGTTGGTACAGAAAGCCAAGCTGGCTGAGCAGGCCGAGCGTTACGATGACATGGCTGCTGCTATGaaggctgtcactgagcagGGACATGAACTGTCCAATGAAGAAAGGAATCTCCTCTCCGTGGCCTACAAGAACGTGGTCGGTGCCCGTCGCTCGTCCTGGCGTGTGATTTCCAGCATCGagcagaaaacagagagaaacGAGAAGAAACAGCAGATGGGAAAAGAATATCGTGAGAAAATTGAGGCTGAATTGCAGGATATCTGCAATGATGTTCTG GAACTCCTGGATAAATACCTTATTGTCAATGCCACGCAGCCAGAAAGCAAGGTCTtctatttgaaaatgaaaggtgATTACTACAGATACCTCTCAGAGGTGGCATCTGGGGACAATAAGCAAA CAACGGTAGCAAACTCCCAGCAAGCTTATCAGGAGGCATTTGAAATTAGCAAGAAAGAGATGCAGCCAACACACCCCATTCGACTTGGTTTGGCTCTAAATTTCTCTGTCTTCTACTATGAGATCCTAAATTCTCCTGAAAAAGCCTGTAATCTGGCAAAGACG GCATTTGATGAAGCAATAGCAGAGCTGGACACGCTGAATGAAGAGTCTTACAAAGACAGCACCCTGATCATGCAGCTGCTTAGGGACAACCTCACT CTATGGACGTCGGAAAACCAGGGAGATGAAGGGgatgctggggagggagagaacTAA